A stretch of Coxiella endosymbiont of Amblyomma sculptum DNA encodes these proteins:
- the ssb gene encoding single-stranded DNA-binding protein, producing MARGINKVILIGNLGQDPEVRYTPNGHAVANTALATNTAWRDKTGTLQERTEWHRVAFFGRLAEIVGEYLRKGSKVYIEGSLRTRKWQDKNNSDRYTTEIVANEMHILDNRNPSQEEGSSVASYKPSSGPIKNKNQEEALDDGSAYQRDVPELEDDIPF from the coding sequence ATGGCTAGAGGAATAAACAAAGTCATTTTGATCGGAAACTTAGGTCAAGACCCCGAAGTACGTTATACCCCTAATGGGCACGCCGTTGCGAACACAGCGCTGGCCACAAACACCGCTTGGCGTGACAAAACAGGAACGTTGCAAGAGCGGACAGAATGGCATCGAGTCGCGTTTTTTGGCCGTTTGGCCGAAATTGTAGGAGAGTACTTACGAAAGGGATCCAAAGTATATATTGAAGGAAGTCTGCGAACTCGAAAATGGCAGGACAAAAACAACTCCGATCGTTATACCACAGAAATCGTTGCGAACGAAATGCACATACTAGACAATCGAAATCCTAGTCAGGAAGAAGGAAGCTCTGTTGCTTCTTACAAACCATCTTCTGGTCCAATCAAAAACAAAAACCAAGAAGAGGCACTTGACGACGGTAGTGCCTACCAAAGAGACGTTCCCGAACTTGAAGACGACATTCCTTTCTAA
- the fabV gene encoding enoyl-ACP reductase FabV → MIIAPKIRGFVCTTAHPEGCKNHVMEWIDCVRQRTCFWGVSKPKKVLIIGSSSGFGLASRVVSSFGIGAETIGVFLEKRSTKKRTASPGWYNAAAFEKAAHKSGLYAKSINGDAFSDAIKEQTIRLIQQDWKDGVDLVVYSIASPRRVHPKTGEMFSAVLKPIKQLYRSKTIDVMTGEISEVTIEPATEKEIQDTIAVMGGDDWTLWITSLLENGCLSKEIKTIAFTYIGPEFTHPIYRNGTIGRAKLSLEATARRLHALLQSKLGGQAVISVNKALVTQASVAIPVVPLYISLLYKVMKEKNLHEDCIEQMWRLFRECLYGKNTTFLDTERRVRIDDREMRNDVQSEVQMLWKSVNSKNVNRISDISGYRKDFYKLFGFGLSNVDYEQDVDVDVDIPSIQF, encoded by the coding sequence ATGATTATTGCGCCAAAAATCCGTGGTTTTGTTTGTACAACTGCTCATCCGGAAGGATGCAAGAATCATGTGATGGAATGGATAGACTGCGTCAGGCAACGGACATGTTTCTGGGGGGTTTCTAAACCTAAAAAGGTTTTGATTATCGGTTCTTCTTCTGGTTTTGGTCTTGCGAGTCGTGTCGTATCTTCTTTTGGTATTGGAGCCGAGACAATAGGAGTTTTTCTCGAAAAACGGTCTACGAAAAAAAGAACCGCTTCTCCAGGATGGTACAACGCAGCGGCTTTTGAAAAAGCCGCACACAAATCGGGATTGTACGCTAAAAGCATCAACGGAGATGCGTTTTCGGACGCAATAAAAGAACAAACCATCAGGCTAATCCAACAAGATTGGAAAGATGGGGTCGATTTAGTTGTTTATAGTATTGCTTCTCCGCGTCGTGTGCACCCCAAAACTGGAGAAATGTTTAGTGCTGTACTAAAACCTATCAAACAACTTTATCGAAGCAAAACGATAGATGTTATGACAGGTGAGATAAGTGAAGTAACGATTGAACCTGCAACTGAGAAGGAAATTCAAGATACGATTGCGGTTATGGGCGGTGATGATTGGACACTATGGATAACCTCTCTGTTGGAGAACGGTTGTTTGTCGAAAGAAATCAAAACAATTGCTTTTACGTATATTGGACCTGAATTCACTCATCCGATCTATCGTAACGGTACTATCGGAAGAGCGAAGTTGTCTTTAGAAGCAACAGCTAGAAGACTGCATGCCCTTTTACAGTCGAAATTAGGAGGACAAGCTGTCATTTCTGTAAATAAAGCGTTAGTAACTCAAGCCAGTGTCGCTATACCTGTAGTTCCTCTGTACATTTCGTTGCTTTATAAAGTCATGAAAGAAAAAAATCTACACGAAGACTGTATCGAGCAAATGTGGCGATTATTTAGAGAATGTTTGTATGGAAAAAATACGACGTTTCTGGATACAGAACGGCGCGTTCGCATTGACGACCGAGAGATGCGAAACGATGTACAATCGGAAGTGCAAATGTTGTGGAAATCCGTTAACAGTAAAAATGTCAATCGAATCTCTGACATTTCCGGTTATCGAAAGGATTTTTACAAATTGTTCGGTTTCGGTTTGAGTAACGTCGACTACGAACAAGATGTGGATGTTGACGTCGATATCCCTTCAATCCAATTCTGA